A single window of Paenibacillus thermoaerophilus DNA harbors:
- a CDS encoding DUF2232 domain-containing protein: MNREQRSVWLWSGLFFLMLLLTMTFFAVFTVHVFLIPMVILFVRLSRGRFAAVYAVSLALACLMPMLLGAGALGLAAIIPALFFLGPTVVMGTLYKRRAPAKSVVTGGILAMLGQMLLLLVILTAMQVDVFGSLESYMRDSMTNAMKILNVELSQELVDQTIQAIKSSVPMFLIGISFYYAVLTHWISRAILNRMGEALPGMPPVREWMLPKSMVWIYLIALLLELVVRPDFDSTMYVLLFNLLPLLRFAFCIQGIAFLAFIAYQKRWSQALPVLVFVVTLLIAPLQHFISLLGVFDVAFPLRQRFLKR; this comes from the coding sequence TTGAACCGCGAGCAACGGTCGGTATGGCTATGGAGCGGTCTGTTCTTTTTGATGCTGCTTCTGACAATGACATTTTTTGCCGTATTTACAGTTCATGTTTTCCTCATTCCGATGGTCATTCTGTTCGTCCGGCTCTCGCGCGGACGGTTTGCCGCGGTATATGCCGTCTCGCTGGCGCTCGCCTGCCTCATGCCGATGCTGCTCGGCGCAGGGGCATTAGGGTTGGCGGCGATTATCCCGGCTCTATTTTTCCTGGGTCCTACGGTCGTAATGGGCACGCTCTATAAACGAAGGGCCCCCGCCAAGTCGGTCGTGACCGGCGGTATTTTGGCGATGCTCGGACAAATGCTGCTGCTGCTTGTTATCCTGACCGCCATGCAGGTCGACGTCTTCGGCTCGTTGGAGTCGTACATGCGCGACAGCATGACGAATGCGATGAAAATACTGAACGTGGAGCTGTCGCAGGAACTCGTCGACCAGACGATCCAGGCGATCAAAAGCAGCGTCCCGATGTTCCTTATCGGCATCTCGTTCTACTATGCGGTTTTGACTCACTGGATTTCCCGGGCCATACTCAATCGGATGGGAGAAGCTTTGCCGGGTATGCCTCCCGTACGCGAATGGATGCTTCCCAAATCGATGGTGTGGATTTACCTGATCGCGCTTTTGTTGGAATTGGTCGTGCGTCCGGATTTTGATTCGACGATGTATGTGCTGTTGTTCAACCTGCTGCCGCTGCTGCGATTTGCGTTTTGCATCCAGGGGATTGCGTTTCTGGCCTTTATCGCGTATCAGAAGCGGTGGAGCCAAGCGCTTCCGGTACTGGTTTTTGTCGT
- the rpsR gene encoding 30S ribosomal protein S18, translated as MSETTQTAAARPERPERTDRPERGDRPERSERRFGGRRGRGKRRKVCYFTVNKIKHIDYKDVETLKKFISERGKILPRRVTGTSAKYQRMLTVAIKRSRQVALLPYSTD; from the coding sequence ATGTCCGAAACAACTCAAACGGCTGCGGCACGTCCGGAACGCCCGGAACGTACGGACCGCCCGGAACGCGGCGACCGTCCGGAACGCAGCGAGCGCCGCTTCGGCGGCCGCCGTGGACGGGGCAAACGCCGTAAAGTTTGCTACTTCACGGTGAACAAAATCAAGCACATCGACTACAAAGATGTCGAGACGCTCAAAAAGTTCATCAGCGAGCGCGGTAAAATTTTGCCGCGTCGCGTTACCGGCACTTCGGCTAAATATCAGCGTATGCTGACGGTTGCGATCAAACGTTCGCGTCAAGTCGCACTGCTTCCGTACTCCACGGACTGA